In Pseudomonas fluorescens, one genomic interval encodes:
- a CDS encoding ParB/RepB/Spo0J family partition protein yields MAVKKRGLGRGLDALLSGPTVSALEEQAAQADTRELQHLPLDLLQRGKYQPRRDMDPQALEELAQSIKAQGVMQPIVVRPIGGGRFEIIAGERRWRASQQAGQETIPAMVRDVPDETAIAIALIENIQREDLNPIEEAVALQRLQQEFQLTQQQVAEAVGKSRVTVANLLRLIALPEVIKTMLSHGDLEMGHARALLGLPDNQQVEGARHVVARGLTVRQTEALVRQWLSGKPEPVEAAKPDPDIARLEQRLAERLGSAVQIRHGKKGKGQLVIGYNSLDELQGVLAHIR; encoded by the coding sequence ATGGCCGTCAAGAAACGAGGTCTCGGACGTGGACTGGATGCACTGCTGAGTGGTCCGACCGTCAGCGCGCTGGAAGAACAGGCGGCGCAGGCCGATACCCGTGAGCTGCAACACCTGCCGCTGGATCTGCTGCAGCGTGGCAAATACCAGCCACGCCGCGACATGGACCCGCAGGCGCTGGAAGAGCTGGCGCAGTCGATCAAGGCGCAAGGCGTGATGCAGCCGATCGTGGTGCGCCCGATTGGCGGTGGCCGTTTCGAAATCATCGCCGGCGAACGCCGCTGGCGCGCCAGCCAGCAGGCCGGCCAGGAAACCATCCCGGCGATGGTTCGTGATGTGCCGGATGAGACCGCGATCGCCATTGCGCTGATCGAGAACATCCAGCGTGAAGACCTGAACCCGATTGAGGAAGCCGTCGCCTTGCAGCGTCTGCAGCAGGAATTCCAGCTCACTCAACAGCAGGTGGCCGAGGCTGTGGGTAAGTCCCGCGTGACTGTGGCTAACCTGTTGCGACTTATTGCACTGCCGGAAGTCATCAAGACCATGCTGTCCCACGGTGACCTGGAAATGGGTCATGCCCGTGCTTTGCTCGGTCTGCCGGACAATCAGCAGGTGGAAGGGGCGCGACATGTTGTCGCACGCGGCCTGACTGTGCGCCAAACCGAGGCACTGGTTCGTCAGTGGTTGAGTGGCAAACCGGAGCCTGTGGAAGCGGCCAAACCCGACCCGGATATCGCCCGGCTCGAACAGCGTCTGGCCGAGCGCCTAGGCTCTGCGGTGCAGATTCGCCACGGCAAGAAGGGAAAAGGTCAGCTGGTGATCGGTTACAACTCCCTCGATGAGCTTCAAGGTGTGCTCGCACACATCCGCTGA
- a CDS encoding ParA family protein, whose product MAKVFAIANQKGGVGKTTTCINLAASLVATKRRVLLIDLDPQGNATMGSGVDKHGLENSVYDLLIGECDLAQAMHYSEHGGYQLLPANRDLTAAEVVLLEMQMKESRLRSALAPIRENYDYILIDCPPSLSMLTLNALVAADGVIIPMQCEYFALEGLSDLVDNIKRIAELLNPNLKVEGLLRTMYDPRLSLMNDVSAQLKEHFGEQLYDTVIPRNIRLAEAPSYGMPALAYDKQSRGALAYLALAGEMVRRQRKNSRIAAAQPT is encoded by the coding sequence ATGGCTAAGGTATTCGCGATAGCGAACCAGAAGGGTGGTGTGGGCAAGACCACCACCTGCATCAACCTCGCAGCATCCCTGGTCGCGACCAAGCGCCGGGTGCTGTTGATCGATCTCGATCCACAGGGCAACGCCACCATGGGTAGCGGTGTGGATAAACATGGCCTGGAAAACTCGGTCTACGACCTGCTGATCGGCGAATGCGATCTGGCCCAGGCCATGCACTACTCCGAGCACGGCGGTTATCAACTGCTGCCGGCCAACCGCGACCTGACCGCGGCCGAAGTGGTTCTGCTGGAAATGCAGATGAAGGAAAGCCGTCTGCGCAGCGCGCTGGCGCCGATCCGTGAAAACTACGATTACATTTTGATCGACTGCCCGCCGTCGCTGTCGATGCTCACATTGAACGCACTGGTCGCCGCTGACGGGGTGATTATCCCCATGCAGTGCGAATACTTTGCGCTCGAAGGCTTGAGCGACCTTGTGGATAACATCAAGCGCATCGCCGAACTGCTGAACCCCAACCTCAAGGTCGAAGGTCTGCTGCGCACCATGTACGACCCGCGGCTGAGCCTGATGAACGATGTTTCGGCGCAGCTCAAGGAACACTTTGGCGAGCAGCTATACGACACAGTGATCCCGCGCAACATCCGCCTGGCCGAAGCACCGAGCTACGGTATGCCGGCACTGGCCTACGACAAGCAATCGCGCGGCGCGCTGGCCTATTTGGCCCTGGCGGGCGAGATGGTTCGCCGTCAGCGCAAAAATTCACGCATCGCCGCTGCCCAGCCAACTTAA
- the rsmG gene encoding 16S rRNA (guanine(527)-N(7))-methyltransferase RsmG translates to MSSKVTSQHAEELSTGARELGVNLSAAQHELLLGYLALLIKWNQAYNLTAVRDPDEMVSRHLLDSLSVMSFIENGRWLDVGSGGGMPGIPLAILYPDSQVTCLDSNGKKTRFLTQVKLELKLDNLQVIHSRVEAFQPAQPFNGIISRAFSSMENFTNWTRHLGDADTRWLAMKGVHPADELVALPADFKLDSEHALAVPGCQGQRHLLILRRTA, encoded by the coding sequence TTGAGTTCTAAGGTCACTTCGCAACACGCCGAAGAGTTATCCACAGGGGCCCGCGAGCTCGGTGTCAATCTCAGCGCAGCCCAGCACGAATTGCTGCTGGGTTACCTGGCCCTGTTGATCAAATGGAACCAGGCCTACAACCTGACTGCAGTGCGCGATCCTGATGAAATGGTTTCGCGGCATCTGCTCGATAGCTTGAGCGTGATGTCGTTCATCGAAAACGGCCGTTGGCTCGACGTCGGCAGTGGCGGCGGCATGCCGGGGATCCCGTTGGCGATCCTGTATCCGGACTCGCAAGTCACCTGTCTGGACAGCAACGGCAAAAAAACCCGCTTTCTGACTCAGGTCAAACTCGAACTCAAACTGGATAACCTGCAAGTTATCCACAGTCGCGTCGAAGCCTTCCAGCCTGCCCAGCCATTCAACGGGATCATTTCCCGGGCTTTCAGCAGTATGGAGAACTTCACCAACTGGACTCGCCACCTCGGCGATGCCGACACGCGCTGGCTGGCAATGAAGGGCGTTCATCCGGCCGATGAGCTGGTAGCATTGCCGGCAGACTTCAAACTCGATAGCGAACACGCCCTGGCCGTACCCGGTTGCCAAGGCCAACGCCATCTGCTGATACTGCGCCGCACGGCATGA